A window of the Candidatus Nitrosotalea okcheonensis genome harbors these coding sequences:
- a CDS encoding LeuA family protein yields the protein MDDANYYAYQYNEMGVKPKKIRILDSTLREGEQHPGVTFSNKQRIQIAWMLDYFGVDQIEISPVVSPDHKEATKTIIKQGLKADIVAHVRALKEDVDVAIDCDATWMATYLGISEIHMKDKLRITREEALRRSVETVEYAKSHGLKMRFTVEDGSRADPEFLMQICKAISDAGADRISLPDTVGIMRPNGMYNFVKSIRDEIKTPLDVHCHNDIGLALANALAGCDGGADQIHTTIDGIGERTGIPALAETAVALTYLYKSPNNFRLDMLMDLSRLIEQYTAIVPYDSKPIVGPTAYKHKAGTHLAAILRNPAAYEPIEPKVVGNRRRIVFGELAGKNGAAYLMSLLGLEQNETHAKAVAAGLKNLRMGDLLEIPLDDRLERKIINDTEVKVKTGK from the coding sequence ATGGACGACGCAAATTATTACGCATACCAGTATAACGAAATGGGTGTAAAACCAAAGAAAATCAGAATACTTGACAGTACACTAAGAGAAGGGGAACAGCATCCCGGTGTTACTTTTTCAAACAAACAAAGAATCCAGATTGCATGGATGTTGGATTATTTTGGAGTGGATCAAATTGAGATATCACCTGTAGTATCACCAGATCATAAAGAAGCAACGAAGACAATCATCAAGCAAGGATTGAAAGCAGACATTGTAGCACATGTTAGAGCATTAAAAGAAGATGTAGATGTTGCAATAGATTGTGATGCAACATGGATGGCAACATATCTTGGTATTTCTGAAATTCACATGAAGGACAAGCTAAGAATAACAAGAGAAGAAGCATTGCGAAGATCAGTCGAGACAGTAGAATATGCCAAGTCACATGGCCTCAAGATGAGATTTACAGTTGAGGACGGCAGCAGAGCAGACCCAGAGTTTCTAATGCAGATATGTAAAGCAATCTCTGATGCAGGTGCTGACAGGATCAGTTTGCCAGATACTGTAGGAATAATGAGACCAAACGGAATGTACAACTTTGTAAAATCAATTCGTGATGAAATAAAAACACCACTTGATGTCCACTGTCATAACGACATTGGACTTGCACTTGCAAATGCGCTGGCAGGATGCGACGGTGGTGCAGATCAGATTCATACAACAATCGATGGAATAGGTGAGAGAACTGGAATACCAGCACTTGCAGAAACAGCTGTTGCTTTGACATATCTGTACAAGTCTCCAAATAATTTCAGACTGGACATGCTCATGGACCTCTCAAGGCTAATTGAACAGTATACCGCAATTGTACCCTATGATTCAAAGCCAATTGTTGGACCTACTGCTTACAAGCACAAGGCTGGAACACACCTGGCAGCTATTTTGAGAAACCCTGCTGCATATGAGCCAATTGAGCCAAAGGTAGTAGGAAACAGGAGAAGGATTGTCTTTGGAGAACTTGCAGGAAAAAACGGTGCAGCATACTTGATGTCGCTATTAGGTCTTGAACAAAACGAGACTCATGCAAAAGCAGTGGCAGCTGGCCTGAAGAATCTCAGGATGGGAGATTTGCTTGAAATACCACTTGATGACAGACTTGAACGAAAGATAATTAATGACACCGAAGTGAAGGTAAAAACAGGAAAATAA
- the lysW/argW gene encoding alpha-aminoadipate/glutamate carrier protein LysW, which produces MKCLECDANINPPQDSMEGEIVTCPDCGASFELVKGSSGFELKPAQSVGEDWGQ; this is translated from the coding sequence ATGAAATGTTTAGAATGTGACGCAAACATCAACCCTCCACAGGATTCGATGGAAGGAGAGATAGTAACCTGTCCCGATTGCGGTGCAAGTTTTGAACTTGTCAAAGGATCCTCCGGCTTTGAGTTAAAACCAGCACAATCTGTTGGTGAGGACTGGGGCCAGTGA